A window from Fusarium musae strain F31 chromosome 8, whole genome shotgun sequence encodes these proteins:
- a CDS encoding hypothetical protein (EggNog:ENOG41), whose product MSCPQCFSGHVNPGAPTGRWDTVHGLRTYIATPPAGKSPKAIIVIIPDAFGVDFVNNQILADHYASAADYLVYLPDFMNGRRGMGSVLQHKDAALPVGIAGFCWGGLHTVRLTHNTVETKTDSGRALADAFFTAHPSSVDVAQDIGNVARPLSIAIGDDDAVMGMKQVRQAESILEGKDVDTSVVIYPGAKHGFSIRASRAEPDSKETRQAEEAEEQAIAWFKRQFSMIE is encoded by the exons ATGTCATGCCCTCAGTGCTTTTCTGGCCATGTCAATCCAGGCGCTCCTACTGGTCGTTGGGATACCGTTCATGGCCTTCGAACCTACATTGCAACACCCCCGGCTGGCAAAAGCCCAAAAGCTATTATTGTCATAATTCCCGACGCGTTCGGTGTTGACTTTGTTAACAATCAGATCCTGGCAGATCATTATGCTTCGGCCGCAGATTATCTGGTTTACCTACCTGATTTCATGAATGGTAGGCGTGGCATGGGCTCAGTACTG CAGCATAAAGACGCAGCTCTTCCTGTTGGAATTGCAGGTTTCTGTTGGGGAGGACTACATACTGTCAGACTGACCCACAACACAGTGGAGACCAAAACTGATAGCGGTCGCGCCCTAGCAGACGCGTTTTTTACTGCCCACCCAAGTAGTGTCGACGTCGCACAGGACATTGGTAATGTCGCGCGTCCTCTCTCCATTGCaattggcgatgatgatgccgtgATGGGAATGAAGCAAGTGCGACAAGCCGAATCAATCTTGGAGGGCAAGGATGTCGATACAAGCGTGGTTATTTACCCCGGAGCGAAGCATGGGTTCTCAATTCGCGCAAGCAGGGCGGAGCCAGATTCTAAGGAGACGCGACAGGCagaggaagcagaagaaCAGGCCATTGCCTGGTTCAAGAGGCAATTTAGTATGATcgaatag
- a CDS encoding hypothetical protein (CAZy:GH30) yields MNPLSLGLAALSLLGYVGVNFVAAFPTDSNSGSEVLISVNGHVKHQELDGFGASQAFQRAEDILGKDGLSKEGTQHVLDLLFSKDIGAGFSILRNGIGSSNSSDKNFMNSIEPFSPGSPGAKPHYVWDGYDSGQLTVAQEAFKRGLKFLYGDAWSAPGYMKTNHDENNGGYLCGVTGAACASGDWKQAYADYLLQWVEFYRKSGVKVTNLGFLNEPQFAAPYAGMLSNGTQAADFIRVLGKTIRKRGIHDLTIACCDGEGWDLQEDMMAGLTAGPDPAINYLSVVTGHGYVSPPNHPLSTTKKTWLTEWADLTGQFTPYTFYNNSGQGEGMTWAGRIQTALVDANVSGFLYWIGAENSTTNSALINMIGDKVIPSKRFWAFASFSRFARPGARRIEATSSVPLVTVSAFLNTDGTVATQVLNNDTVAHSVQLVVSGTGRNPHSLRPFLTDNSNDLTALEHLKATGKGSFQTTIPPRSLVSFVTDS; encoded by the coding sequence ATGAATCCTTTATCTCTCGGCCTTGCCGCCTTGAGCCTTCTGGGCTACGTGGGTGTCAACTTTGTTGCAGCCTTCCCCACGGATTCAAATTCAGGCTCCGAAGTCTTGATTTCTGTCAATGGCCACGTTAaacaccaagagcttgaCGGATTTGGTGCTTCACAAGCATTCCAACGGGCCGAAGACATTCTTGGAAAAGACGGTCTGTCCAAAGAAGGGACTCAGCATGTACTGGACTTGCTGTTCAGCAAGGATATCGGTGCGGGCTTCTCTATCCTGCGTAATGGCATTGGCTCAAGCAACAGTTCTGACAAGAACTTCATGAATTCAATCGAGCCATTCTCGCCAGGCTCACCCGGAGCAAAGCCACACTACGTCTGGGATGGCTATGATAGCGGACAACTCACCGTCGCTCAAGAAGCATTCAAGAGAGGATTGAAGTTCCTCTATGGCGATGCTTGGTCCGCTCCTGGTTACATGAAGACAAACCACGATGAGAATAACGGGGGGTATTTGTGTGGTGTTACAGGTGCTGCCTGCGCTTCTGGCGACTGGAAGCAGGCTTACGCAGACTACTTGCTGCAGTGGGTTGAGTTCTACCGCAAGTCAGGCGTCAAGGTCACCAACCTAGGATTCCTTAACGAGCCTCAGTTCGCCGCTCCCTACGCCGGCATGCTGTCTAACGGCACACAGGCTGCCGACTTCATACGTGTACTGGGCAAGACAATCAGAAAACGAGGTATTCACGACCTTACAATCGCCTGCTGTGATGGCGAGGGCTGGGATCTCCAAGAAGATATGATGGCTGGTTTGACTGCTGGACCTGATCCGGCAATCAACTACCTCAGTGTCGTTACTGGGCACGGCTACGTTTCACCACCGAACCATCCGctttcaacaacaaagaagACGTGGCTCACCGAGTGGGCTGATCTCACAGGCCAGTTCACGCCCTACACGTTCTACAACAATAGCGGTCAGGGCGAAGGTATGACCTGGGCTGGCCGCATCCAGACGGCGCTTGTAGATGCCAACGTCAGCGGATTTCTCTATTGGATCGGAGCCGAGAACTCGACCACCAACAGTGCTCTGATCAACATGATCGGCGACAAGGTCATCCCTTCCAAGAGGTTCTGGGCCTTTGCATCCTTCAGTCGGTTTGCTAGACCTGGTGCTCGTCGCATTGAAGCCACGAGCTCCGTTCCTCTGGTCACAGTCAGTGCATTTCTGAATACCGACGGTACTGTCGCGACGCAGGTGCTGAACAACGACACGGTTGCTCACAGTGTGCAACTCGTTGTCTCTGGCACAGGTCGAAACCCTCATAGCTTGAGGCCGTTTTTGACTGATAATTCTAATGATTTGACTGCCTTGGAGCACTTGAAGGCTACTGGAAAGGGTTCATTTCAGACTACAATtcctcctcgatctcttGTTAGCTTTGTTACAGATTCCTAA
- a CDS encoding hypothetical protein (CAZy:GH67): MLSPESGIDAWLRYAPLSESLRSLHKPLSSIIALSINPTSPVFIAGEELQRGLERILGQSVQVDSHLHTDTRGSIIVGTLSSLKTNEGNPLLQSIPALDEDGFWLDTNVNGSHDVHIVGQNERGALYGAFEYLSLLTQGKLVNTNVQQAYNPGANIRYVNEWDNLDGSIERGYGGKSIFFCDGKVLTDLSRVRQYARLLASIRINGCIVNNVNSSHNLLNETNLDGLGRIADIMRPYGVRIGVSLFFDTPRGLAGLPTSDPLDPDVIKFWEDITAKLYERVPDMLGYTIKANSEGQPGPLTYGRTLAQGANMFARALKPHGDGIVMYRAFVYNHHLDESDLKNDRANAAVEYFAHLDGEFEDNVIIQIKFGPIDFQIREPPSTLFAHLRKTPVICEFMVCQEYLGQQSHYVYMAPEWETILGFDMRIDDKPSLVRDIASGKVHGLNKGGYAAVTNIGNDPTWLGHHLSMSNLYAYGRLCWDAAAPAQDILLDWIRLTFNAENQKVIDTIRDIGMESWPTYEAYSGNLGIQTLCDILYTHYGPNPGSQDGNGWGQWTRADSKALGMDRTAATGTGYAAQYPPQVAAQFERIETTPDDLLLWFHHVPYTHKLKSGKTVIQHIYDAHYEGSANAQTFVTRWASLKGLIDDARFEHVAFKLAYQAGHSIVWRDSVNNFYLAKCGIPDAKDRVGNYPWRIEAENMQLSGYIIVDVAPTEAASRGRAIVASSMEKAVATTKLTFPSRRHDIAVNYFDHTGGHARYELLLDGKIVGEWTSDLDTRLGHDFSEYLDGHSATRVYFRGVDTREGAELTVIGYPDGKDMASLDYISVLPEGVVD; the protein is encoded by the coding sequence ATGCTTTCCCCAGAGAGCGGAATCGACGCTTGGCTCCGCTATGCCCCTCTATCCGAGAGCTTGCGGAGCCTTCATAAGCCACTCTCCAGCATCATTGCCCTAAGCATCAACCCTACAAGTCCCGTTTTTATCGCCGGAGAGGAGCTTCAACGTGGCCTCGAACGTATCCTCGGACAAAGTGTACAGGTTGACTCTCACCTTCACACTGACACGAGGGGTTCAATTATAGTCGGCACTCTGTCATCTTTGAAGACGAATGAGGGCAACCCTCTCCTTCAGTCGATCCCTGCCCTTGATGAAGACGGATTTTGGCTCGACACAAATGTCAACGGGAGCCATGACGTTCACATTGTCGGCCAAAATGAGCGAGGAGCTCTTTATGGGGCATTCGAATACCTGTCTCTTCTTACACAGGGTAAATTGGTCAACACCAATGTCCAGCAGGCATACAATCCCGGAGCAAATATCAGATATGTCAACGAATGGGACAACCTTGACGGCAGCATAGAAAGAGGTTACGGCGGCaagtccatcttcttctgcgaCGGCAAGGTTTTGACGGACTTGTCTCGCGTCCGCCAATATGCCCGGTTATTAGCCTCAATTCGCATCAATGGCTGCATTGTGAACAACGTCAACTCGAGCcacaatcttctcaacgaAACAAACCTCGATGGGCTTGGTCGAATCGCCGATATAATGCGACCCTACGGAGTACGCATTGGTGTTTCATTATTTTTTGATACTCCCCGAGGCCTCGCTGGTTTGCCAACATCAGATCCTCTCGATCCCGATGTCATCAAGTTCTGGGAGGATATCACGGCCAAGTTATACGAGCGTGTCCCAGATATGCTTGGATAcaccatcaaggccaactCGGAAGGCCAACCGGGTCCTCTGACATATGGGCGAACACTTGCGCAAGGAGCAAATATGTTTGCTCGTGCCTTGAAACCTCACGGTGACGGTATCGTCATGTATCGTGCTTTTGTCTACAACCATCACCTGGACGAATCTGATCTCAAAAATGACCGAGCCAATGCAGCAGTTGAGTACTTCGCTCACCTTGATGGGGAGTTCGAAGATAACGTGATCATCCAGATCAAGTTCGGGCCAATAGACTTCCAGATTCGTGAGCCCCCTTCGACTCTGTTCGCCCATCTTAGGAAGACGCCCGTCATCTGTGAGTTCATGGTGTGTCAAGAGTATCTGGGCCAACAGTCACACTACGTGTACATGGCTCCAGAATGGGAGACTATTCTCGGCTTTGATATGCGAATTGATGACAAGCCTTCTCTTGTCAGAGATATTGCCTCTGGCAAGGTCCACGGTCTGAACAAGGGCGGTTATGCTGCAGTGACCAACATCGGGAATGACCCTACATGGCTGGGACACCATCTATCTATGTCAAACCTCTATGCCTACGGTCGATTGTGTTGGGATGCAGCCGCTCCAGCGCAGGATATCCTGCTCGATTGGATTCGCCTGACATTCAACGCAGAGAACCAAAAGGTGATAGACACCATCCGCGACATCGGAATGGAGTCCTGGCCTACATATGAAGCCTACAGCGGCAATCTCGGGATCCAAACTCTGTGTGACATCCTCTACACACATTACGGCCCCAACCCGGGTTCACAAGACGGAAACGGCTGGGGCCAATGGACTCGCGCCGATAGCAAGGCCCTTGGCATGGACCGTACCGCTGCCACTGGCACGGGCTATGCAGCTCAATATCCACCCCAGGTTGCTGCTCAGTTTGAGAGGATCGAAACAACGCCGGATGACCTTCTTTTATGGTTTCATCACGTTCCTTATACGCACAAGCTCAAGTCTGGTAAAACTGTAATACAACACATATACGATGCCCACTACGAAGGATCAGCAAACGCACAGACGTTTGTAACAAGGTGGGCTTCTCTAAAGGGCCTCATTGACGACGCTCGCTTTGAGCACGTCGCCTTCAAGCTTGCGTATCAAGCAGGCCATTCAATCGTTTGGCGTGACTCGGTGAACAACTTCTATCTTGCCAAGTGTGGCATCCCAGATGCCAAGGACCGTGTCGGGAACTATCCCTGGCGTATAGAGGCCGAAAACATGCAGTTGAGTGGCTATATCATTGTTGACGTGGCGCCCACTGAAGCGGCGTCCCGTGGCCGTGCCATCGTAGCATCATCGATGGAAAAGGCCGTTGCAACCACCAAACTAACATTCCCCTCGAGGAGGCATGACATCGCTGTCAACTATTTTGATCACACCGGTGGGCATGCACGGTACGAGCTTCTCCTGGATGGAAAGATTGTCGGAGAGTGGACTAGTGACCTCGATACGCGGCTCGGCCATGACTTCTCAGAGTATCTAGACGGACACTCGGCCACGAGAGTTTACTTCCGTGGTGTCGATACCAGGGAGGGTGCCGAGCTGACTGTGATTGGTTACCCAGATGGAAAGGACATGGCATCACTGGATTATATCTCAGTTTTGCCGGAAGGCGTGGTGGattaa
- a CDS encoding hypothetical protein (EggNog:ENOG41) — protein sequence MRSPFKWVTVWAPTPQPTEEADMPPYPFRGVAFQNTTIRQTLRVTASGDCIRVRLSNLFGLETLHISRAVIAVPRPHDPLAPGGSPSIFKETAQWVLFDGEQQISVPGGSHVVSDSFNFPIQAGQVLSITIFLQKGHHSRQITSHPGSRTDSWLCHGDQSMASELSGPDLQSSTHWYFLSGVEMCLDAAHHGTLVLLGDSITDGRCSTDNANDRWPDLLFDRMQQHPFAQNIAIINQAVGGGRVLQDGKGPSLLSRVDRDAISQPGRRYILVFHGVNDIGTAESNLVSLQEVTKALKKAYRQIVSRCHAHGLYVLGATIGPMGGNKPYGTCELRERARQDVNEWIRKSGIFDAVVDFDYVLRSTKDASRLKEEYNSGDQLHPNVAAFGAMAASFPLDVFAQFGPIEASGCELIPRSA from the exons ATGAGGTCTCCCTTCAAGTGGGTAACAGTATGGGCACCAACTCCTCAACCTACTGAGGAGGCAGATATGCCGCCTTATCCGTTT CGTGGGGTCGCTTTTCAGAATACCACCATCCGACAGACGTTGAGAGTGACAGCCAGCGGTGACTGTATCCGGGTTCGCCTGTCCAACTTGTTTGGATTGGAGACATTGCACATCTCAAGAGCTGTGATTGCTGTTCCTCGGCCACACGACCCGCTCGCTCCTGGTGGTTCTCCCTCGATCTTCAAGGAAACAGCACAGTGGGTCCTGTTTGATGGCGAACAACAGATCTCAGTGCCTGGAGGCTCCCACGTGGTATCAGACAGCTTCAATTTCCCAATCCAAGCGGGACAGGTCTTATCGATTACCATCTTTCTCCAGAAAGGCCATCATTCTCGACAGATCACCTCCCACCCAGGCAGTCGCACAGACTCCTGGCTCTGTCATGGCGACCAGTCGATGGCATCTGAACTCTCTGGGCCTGATTTACAGTCGTCGACACATTGGTATTTCCTCTCTGGAGTCGAAATGTGTCTCGATGCTGCTCATCACGGAACCCTGGTTCTCCTGGGCGACAGCATAACTGACGGGCGCTGTAGCACAGATAACGCAAACGACCGCTGGCCAGACCTTCTATTCGACCGTATGCAGCAACATCCATTCGCGCAGAATATTGCCATTATCAACCAGGCCGTGGGGGGCGGAAGGGTTCTGCAAGATGGCAAAGGACCAAGCCTTTTGAGTCGTGTAGATCGTGACGCGATCTCTCAGCCAGGTCGACGCTACATCTTGGTTTTTCATGGGGTGAATGACATTGGGACGGCAGAGTCTAACCTCGTCTCTTTACAAGAGGTCACAAAAGCTCTGAAAAAGGCATATCGCCAGATTGTTTCGCGCTGCCATGCGCACGGCTTGTACGTCTTGGGAGCCACTATTGGGCCAATGGGTGGTAACAAGCCTTATGGAACCTGTGAATTACGTGAAAGGGCGCGCCAGGACGTTAACGAATGGATCCGGAAGTCTGGCATATTTGATGCCGTGGTAGACTTTGACTACGTCCTGCGATCTACTAAGGATGCTAGTCGACTGAAGGAAGAGTACAACTCCGGAGACCAGTTGCACCCAAACGTTGCAGCGTTCGGAGCAATGGCAGCTTCCTTTCCATTGGATGTTTTTGCGCAGTTTGGCCCAATTGAGGCTtctggctgtgagcttatacCACGCAGTGCTTGA